In Leptospira terpstrae serovar Hualin str. LT 11-33 = ATCC 700639, a single window of DNA contains:
- a CDS encoding type II toxin-antitoxin system HicA family toxin, which produces MTGKELVKILKKDGWELDRINGSHHILKKKEKTLSVPVHSNRDIPTGTMNAILKQAGIK; this is translated from the coding sequence GTGACGGGAAAAGAATTAGTAAAAATTCTAAAAAAAGATGGTTGGGAATTAGATAGAATCAATGGTTCACACCATATTCTTAAGAAAAAAGAAAAAACCCTCTCGGTTCCAGTTCATAGCAACCGGGATATTCCAACAGGAACCATGAACGCAATTCTTAAACAGGCAGGAATCAAATGA